The following proteins come from a genomic window of Pocillopora verrucosa isolate sample1 chromosome 6, ASM3666991v2, whole genome shotgun sequence:
- the LOC131778016 gene encoding protein BTG2-like: MKEEVCSAIKFLSEVLSRNSKVNQEQIQKFKDTLEQLITARFENHWHPKKPLKGNAFRCINIDELTGIDPVLLTATKASGISPLVLLELFPGGLALWIDPGDVSCRIGKGSICPIYCKIPQQQHHQPHQQFTNHSQRHLQPFYFNTDYRQCSQFNNKQILSTRSVNNKENFDKYHWISKDYFKRPTEVF, encoded by the coding sequence ATGAAAGAAGAAGTTTGCTCGGCCATCAAGTTCCTCTCGGAGGTTCTTTCAAGGAACTCTAAAGTAAACCAAGAACAGATTCAAAAATTTAAGGACACATTAGAACAATTAATCACTGCGAGATTCGAGAACCACTGGCATCCGAAGAAGCCGTTGAAGGGAAATGCATTTAGATGCATCAACATCGATGAGCTAACAGGCATCGACCCAGTGTTACTGACAGCGACGAAGGCGAGTGGAATATCACCTTTAGTTCTGTTAGAGCTCTTCCCAGGCGGACTAGCATTGTGGATTGACCCAGGAGATGTGTCTTGTAGAATAGGAAAAGGTTCGATTTGTCCGATTTATTGTAAAATCCCTCAACAACAACACCATCAGCCGCACCAGCAATTTACTAATCACTCTCAAAGGCATCTTCAACCCTTTTACTTCAACACGGATTATCGTCAATGCTCGCAGTTCAACAATAAGCAGATACTTTCCACAAGAAGCGttaataacaaggaaaacttcGATAAGTATCATTGGATCAGCAAGGACTATTTTAAAAGACCAACGGAGGTATTTTAA
- the LOC131777090 gene encoding lysosome-associated membrane glycoprotein 1-like: protein MAYLHLLFAACVHYSVFCHWMFVGATGSLTSASNLVQSSVVTHSFGKNTSIPSPRKTVTSTKVTVTSSSSSVVPSPRKTVKPGNLTVTASFNGTVTPQNMTITPSHMTTAVLNSSVMPPSTGTIRPTPVPTVLPSSTVHPTPTSLPPGPGNFTVKNNGTVCLFAYMAAKFDVTTSSKKLTFELPKNAKSSGECDTRSKDHPFIKLSWSTHSHDCSFTMHFEKFSKDTTTNTVTQYWMAANLTFSVKFNNSTTVFHSVKETFHALSAGIGDAYACPSAPAINLTAKKSSAEVTLTRFKFQPFGVKSGHFGNVTNCVHPTTPTASPSTSPPKTKQPNRQHESHTVAIAVGCSLAGLALVAVIGYLIWRHCSRNNQGGYRKL, encoded by the exons ATGGCTTACCTGCACCTTTTGTTTGCCGCTTGTGTCCACTATTCAG tctTTTGTCATTGGATGTTTGTTGGAGCTACAGGTAGTCTAACCTCAGCATCCAATCTTGTCCAGAGCTCAGTTGTCACACActcatttggaaaaaatacctCCATTCCCTCTCCAAGGAAGACTGTGACTTCTACCAAGGTGACTGTTACATCATCATCTTCCTCTGTTGTACCTTCTCCTCGCAAGACTGTCAAACCTGGCAATTTGACTGTCACAGCTTCATTTAATGGAACTGTTACACCTCAGAACATGACTATCACACCTTCACACATGACAACAGCAGTACTTAACAGCAGTGTAATGCCACCAAGTACTGGAACAATCAGACCAACTCCTGTGCCCACTGTGTTACCATCATCTACTGTGCATCCCACACCTACCTCACTCCCACCAGGACCAGGCAACTTTACAGTGAAAAACAATGGTACagtctgtttgtttgcttataTGGCAGCCAAATTTGATGTCACAACCAGTTCAAAG AAATTAACCTTCGAGCTTCCAAAAAATGCCAAGTCAAGTGGTGAATGTGACACCAGAAGCAAAGATCACCCTTTCATCAAATTAAGCTGGAGCACTCACAGTCACGATTGTAGCTTCACCATGCACTTTGAGAAATTTTCTAAAGACACAACAACAAATACAGTGACTCAGTACTGGATGGCTGCTAATTTAACATTCTCAGTGAAATTCAACA acTCTACCACTGTATTCCATTCTGTCAAAGAGACATTCCATGCACTGTCTGCCGGCATCGGTGATGCTTATGCCTGTCCATCTGCTCCTGCCATCAATCTTACAGCTAAGAAATCCAGTGCTGAAGTTACTTTGACTAGATTTAAGTTTCAACCCTTTGGTGTAAAAAGTGGGCATTTTGGCAATG TGACAAATTGTGTTCACCCTACGACTCCAACTGCATCTCCGTCTACAAGTCCACCGAAAACAAAGCAGCCGAATAGGCAACATGAAAGTCACACAGTAGCCATTGCAGTTGGGTGTTCATTGGCTGGGCTTGCTCTTGTTGCTGTCATTGGCTACTTGATTTGGCGACACTGTAGCCGCAACAATCAAGGTGGATACCGCAAGTTGTAA